A window of the Emys orbicularis isolate rEmyOrb1 chromosome 1, rEmyOrb1.hap1, whole genome shotgun sequence genome harbors these coding sequences:
- the AMER2 gene encoding APC membrane recruitment protein 2 has protein sequence MDLHCDCAETPAVEPPSGKINKTAFKLFKRRKSGGTMPSIFGVKNKGGDGKGSSKAGMVRSKTHDGLADVVLESSKKEESSGGGGGGVDQLNRDINTRAVAGLNVSSNSSVAKSHSFFSLLKKNGKSENGKGENADQRAGSRQKKGLKGIFSSMRWHRKDKNGKEERGETSEIQSSLIMSGSLTASLECIKEEAPKPLSEPQYATEEINIELSSDKHSGDVHATAEEPEVRDAGEMQNNKSIQGEDPAAAGNQHEENHPELPDPCVEEVGTAKDTAITGDIPIKTIPLVEPECLSGQEMAAAPDPSSIDPPSEQSIDRICLMFADVTSLKSFDSLTGCGDIIADQEDEVGSSSGGCEKSTPGASKPGTSKKNPNMVAYQGGGEEMASPDQVDDTYLQEFWDMLSQTEEQVQETQGGEGGGTKPPEIKKETKCVEGAQDGSMVKRIGLNQIPIHLNHKEDKKNREYEQPEGIPNSDEGYWDSTTPGPEEDSSNSVQKESIPRDSYSGDALYDLYADTDENITGVPSDEEVTCVSRSKPVSPVTTTCSLKTPAGSVKDSKIPISIKHLTSLPTSHGTDASNSHHIAHHHPTKSEIPRTKIPVSKVLVRRVSNRGLAGTMVKATTFQDNAKK, from the coding sequence ATGGACTTGCATTGCGATTGTGCCGAGACTCCAGCAGTCGAGCCACCATCCGGGAAGATTAATAAAACTGCTTTCAAATTATTTAAGAGGAGGAAATCTGGGGGCACCATGCCCAGCATATTTGGGGTGAAAAACAAAGGCGGGGATGGGAAAGGCTCGAGTAAAGCTGGGATGGTGAGGAGCAAGACTCACGATGGATTAGCTGATGTTGTGCTGGAAAGCAGCAAGAAGGAAGAATCGAGCGGCGGAGGTGGCGGTGGTGTTGATCAGCTGAACAGGGATATAAACACCAGGGCTGTAGCCGGCCTCAATGTTTCATCAAACAGCTCCGTGGCTAAGTCACACAGTTTCTTCTCTCTGTTGAAGAAGAATGGGAAATCAGAAAATGGCAAGGGAGAGAATGCAGATCAGAGGGCGGGCAGCAGACAAAAGAAAGGATTGAAAGGGATCTTCAGCAGTATGCGATGGCATAGAAAGGATAAAAATGGCaaggaggaaaggggggaaaCATCAGAAATTCAATCCAGCCTTATTATGTCAGGTTCTCTGACTGCCAGCTTGGAATGCATCAAAGAAGAGGCACCAAAACCTTTGTCTGAGCCTCAATATGCCACAGAAGAAATTAACATTGAATTGTCTAGTGATAAACACAGTGGAGATGTGCATGCCACGGCAGAGGAGCCTGAAGTTAGAGATGCTGGGGAAATGCAGAACAACAAAAGCATACAAGGAGAGGATCCTGCTGCCGCTGGAAACCAACATGAGGAGAACCACCCTGAGCTGCCAGATCCGTGTGTGGAAGAGGTTGGGACTGCGAAGGATACGGCTATAACAGGTGACATTCCAATAAAGACTATTCCCCTTGTTGAACCTGAATGTCTTAGTGGTCAAGAGATGGCAGCAGCCCCTGACCCTTCCTCTATTGATCCACCCTCAGAGCAATCGATAGATCGTATTTGTTTGATGTTTGCTGACGTGACTTCACTGAAAAGCTTTGACTCTCTTACAGGCTGTGGAGATATTATtgcagaccaggaggatgaagtgggcagcagcagtggcGGCTGTGAGAAGAGCACCCCAGGGGCCAGCAAGCCAGGCACTTCTAAAAAGAACCCAAACATGGTGGCCtaccagggaggaggagaggagatggCAAGCCCAGACCAAGTGGATGACACCTACCTTCAGGAGTTCTGGGATATGTTATCACAAACAGAGGAGCAAGTCCAAGAGAcacagggaggagaaggaggagggacaAAACCACCTGAGATAAAAAAAGAGACCAAGTGTGTTGAGGGGGCACAGGATGGTTCAATGGTGAAACGCATTGGTCTCAACCAGATTCCGATTCATCTCAACCACAAAGAGGATAAGAAGAACAGGGAATATGAGCAGCCAGAGGGCATCCCAAACAGTGATGAGGGCTACTGGGATTCCACTACTCCTGGTCCTGAGGAAGATAGCAGCAATAGTGTCCAGAAAGAGAGCATCCCCAGGGACAGCTACAGTGGTGATGCCCTCTATGATCTTTATGCTGATACAGATGAAAACATCACAGGGGTGCCTTCTGATGAAGAAGTCACCTGTGTATCACGCTCCAAACCTGTGTCTCCAGTAACAACCACATGCTCACTTAAAACACCTGCAGGTTCAGTCAAGGACTCCAAGATACCGATCAGCATTAAACATCTTACATCGCTTCCCACCAGCCATGGAACAGATGCCAGTAACAGCCATCACATTGCACACCATCACCCAACCAAAAGTGAGATTCCCAGAACCAAAATCCCTGTTTCTAAAGTACTTGTACGCCGGGTCAGTAATAGGGGTTTAGCGGGAACGATGGTTAAAGCCACCACATTCCAGGACAATGCCAAAAAGTAG